In Rosa chinensis cultivar Old Blush chromosome 1, RchiOBHm-V2, whole genome shotgun sequence, a genomic segment contains:
- the LOC112171627 gene encoding DNA topoisomerase 2 → MVVVEKTIEEMLYLQKGQVEHILHRPDTYIGSMTRLTETLWVFENDEMVHRSVSYVPGLCKIFDEILVNAADSKRRDHCMDSLKVTIDVEQNCVSVYNNGAGIPVEIHGPAKAYVPEVIFGHLLTGNGYGAKLTNIFSTEFIVEVADGKQQKKYKQVFTNNMRKKSEPVITKCKESENWTRVTYKPDLTKFNMTHLEDDVVALMKKRVIDIAGCLGKTLKVELNGNRVPVKSFLRYVDLYLQSAEKFKDTQLPRMIAKLNDRWEVCVSFSDGQFQQVSFVNSIATIKGGTHVDYVTDQIIAHVMNVVNGKKKNTNLKAHNVRSYLWVFVNALIDNPAFDSQTKETLTICPSSFGSKCELPQALLKKVAKSGIVESLLYSASDGTKTESLLSINKLEDANLAGGRDSEKCTLILTQGDSAKALAMAGLAVVGRDHYGVFPLRGKLLNVREASLFQLRDNEEIKNIMKILGLQQDKQYTDAKSLRYGHLMIMTDQDLDGSHIKGLLINFIHFFWPSLLKDPSFFVEFITPIFKATQKNGKEVALYSMPEYEAWKESLRGDASGWTIKYYKGLGTSTSKEGRDYFQNLDMHKKNYVWVDERDGEAIELAFSRKKIEDRKNWLRQFEPGTHLDQKEKLVTYRDFVDKELIQFSMADLQRSIPSMVDGLKPGQRKILFCSFKRNFIKEAKVAQFSGYVSEHSAYHHGEESLASTIIGMAQEYVGSNNVNLLQPNGQFGTRNLGGKDHASARYIYTRLSPITRFLFPKDDDKLLDCLNDDGQSIEPTWYVPVIPMVLVNGSEGIGTGWSCYVPNYNPRDIIANIRRFLNGDEMVPMDPWYRGFTGFIEKTVKESGTSYTVCGTIEEVNETTLRISELPIRRSNQDYKEFLESICQGNDKAKDPFIEGFTQHSDDSTVEIIVYLPEENLMAARKDGLLKKFRLTSTIGTTNMHLFDPKGVIKKYDTPEQILEEFFHLRLEFYEKRKKVLLDNLGLELLKLENKLRFIRNLVCGDIVVSNRKRADLFLELKQKGFNPFPKKTKGVEPEVAGATEDTEETEVNPEAVIGYGVRISDYEYLLSMATGTLTIESIEALSLERDKVNAQVLELMGSTSTSLWLKDLNALEMELDELERSEALADEAKRKSRNNQKAPEVKKQRVAAKGMSHDPIILSDDDAEEEMVDLTSSEDKETAQKEARCRKATRTEDGRRVRQRIDFVCGID, encoded by the exons atggtggtggtggagaagACGATCGAGGAAATGTTGTACCTGCAGAAGGGCCAGGTGGAGCACATCTTGCACCGACCCGATACCTACATCGGATCGATGACGAGGCTCACGGAGACGCTGTGGGTCTTCGAGAACGACGAGATGGTCCATCGCTCCGTCTCCTACGTCCCCGGCCTTTGCAAGATCTTCGATGAGATTCTGGTGAACGCCGCCGACAGTAAACGGAGGGATCACTGCATGGACTCTCTCAAGGTCACCATCGACGTCGAGCAGAACTGCGTCAGTGTTTATAACAACGGCGCCGGGATTCCCGTCGAGATTCACGGGCCGGCGAAGGCGTATGTTCCGGAGGTGATCTTCGGCCACCTCTTGACCGGGAACGGCTACGGCGCAAAGCTCACCAATATTTTCTCCACGGAATTCATCGTTGAAGTCGCCGACGGCAAGCAACAGAAGAAGTACAAGCAG GTGTTCACAAACAACATGCGGAAGAAATCTGAACCAGTCATCACTAAATGCAAAGAGAGTGAGAACTGGACCCGGGTGACATATAAGCCCGACTTGACAAAATTTAACATGACACATCTGGAAGATGATGTGGTAGCATTGATGAAAAAGCGAGTGATTGACATAGCTGGATGCCTCGGAAAGACTTTGAAGGTTGAGCTGAATGGAAACAGGGTCCCTGTAAAGTCATTTCTTCGTTATGTTGATCTCTACTTGCAATCTGCCGAAAAATTTAAAGACACTCAACTTCCAAG GATGATTGCGAAACTCAATGATAGGTGGGAAGTTTGTGTCAGTTTCAGCGATGGGCAGTTTCAACAG GTCAGCTTTGTGAATAGCATTGCTACAATCAAGGGGGGAACTCATGTTGATTATGTCACAGACCAGATAATTGCTCATGTGATGAATGTTGTAaatgggaagaaaaaaaataccaacctcaaggcTCACAATGTGAGGAGCTATCTTTGGGTTTTTGTCAATGCTCTTATTGACAACCCTGCCTTTGATTCTCAAACAAAGGAAACTTTGACTATTTGCCCAAGCAGTTTTGGGTCTAAATGTGAACTACCCCAAGCCTTGTTAAAGAAAG TTGCAAAGTCTGGGATTGTGGAAAGTCTTCTCTATTCGGCAAGTGATGGAACAAAAACGGAGAGTCTTCTTAGCATCAACAAGCTGGAGGATGCTAACCTAGCAGGAGGAAGGGACTCTGAAAAGTGTACCTTGATTTTGACACAAGGAGATTCAGCTAAGGCTCTTGCA ATGGCTGGACTTGCTGTTGTTGGTCGGGATCATTATGGCGTTTTTCCATTGAGAGGTAAATTGCTCAATGTAAGAGAAGCCAGCTTGTTTCAACTCAGGGACAATGAAGAAATCAAGAACATTATGAAGATTCTTGGTCTGCAGCAAGACAAACAATATACCGACGCCAAATCTTTAAGATATGGGCATCTGATGATCATGACTGATCAG GATCTCGATGGCTCCCACATAAAAGGGTTGCTGATCAATTTCATTCATTTCTTCTGGCCCTCTCTGCTAAAAGATCCTTCATTTTTTGTTGAGTTTATAACGCCTATTTTTAAG GCAACTCAGAAGAATGGGAAAGAAGTTGCATTGTATTCAATGCCCGAGTATGAAGCTTGGAAGGAAAGCTTGAGGGGTGATGCAAGTGGCTGGACCATTAAATACTATAAG GGGTTGGGAACAAGTACTTCAAAGGAAGGTAGGGACTACTTTCAGAATCTAGATATGCACAAGAAAAACTACGTTTGGGTAGATGAACGTGATGGGGAGGCTATTGAGCTTGCTTTTAGTAGGAAGAAAATAGAAGATAGGAAGAATTGGCTGCGGCAGTTTGAG CCTGGTACTCATCTTGATCAGAAGGAGAAGCTTGTAACATACAGAGATTTTGTTGACAAGGAGCTTATACAGTTTTCCATGGCTGATCTGCAAAGGTCGATACCATCAATGGTTGATGGATTGAAGCCAGGTCAAAGAAAGATACTGTTCTGCTCTTTTAAGAGGAACTTTATCAAGGAAGCAAAAGTTGCCCAGTTTTCTGGTTATGTGTCTGAGCATTCTGCCTACCACCATGGTGAGGAAAGTCTTGCCAGTACTATCATTGGAATGGCACAAGAATATGTGGGCAGTAACAATGTTAATCTCCTTCAACCAAATGGTCAATTTGGGACTCGTAACTTG GGAGGCAAAGACCATGCAAGTGCTCGTTATATATATACTCGGCTTTCTCCTATTACAAGGTTTCTTtttccaaaggatgatgataaACTTCTGGACTGCTTGAATGACGATGGGCAATCTATTGAGCCAACCTG GTATGTGCCGGTTATCCCAATGGTTCTTGTGAATGGTAGTGAAGGAATTGGGACTGGTTGGAGCTGTTATGTCCCTAATTATaatccaagagacatcattgcaAACATTAGGCGGTTTCTTAATGGTGATGAAATGGTGCCAATGGATCCGTGGTATAGAGGCTTTACTGGATTTATTGAGAAAACTGTCAAGGAATCTGGTACAAGCTACACAGTATGTGGGACTATTGAGGAAGTCAATGAGACAACACTCAGGATTTCGGAGCTACCAATCCGTAGGTCGAATCAAGATTATAAGGAATTTTTGGAGTCTATCTGTCAAGGGAATGACAAGGCCAAGGATCCTTTCATCGAG GGTTTCACACAGCATAGTGATGACAGTACTGTAGAAATTATAGTCTACTTGCCTGAGGAGAACCTGATGGCAGCCAGAAAAGATGGTTTGCTGAAGAAATTTAGACTGACCTCTACAATAGGCACAACTAACATGCACCTGTTTGATCCAAAGGGTGTGATTAAGAAATATGACACTCCAGAGCAGA TTCTTGAGGAATTCTTTCACCTAAGACTTGAATTCTATGAGAAAAGGAAG AAAGTATTGTTGGATAACCTTGGGTTGGAATTGTTGAAATTGGAAAACAAGCTTCGATTCATCAGGAATCTCGTATGTGGAGATATAGTTGTGAGTAATAGGAAGAGAGCTGATCTATTCCTTGAGCTCAAACAGAAAGGTTTCAATCCTTTTCCAAAGAAAACTAAGGGTGTGGAGCCTGAGGTTGCTGGAGCAACTGAAGATACAGAAGAAACAGAAGTGAACCCAGAGGCAGTCATTGGTTATGGAGTACGAATCAGTGATTATGAGTATCTGCTCTCGATGGCAACTGGAACGTTGACCATTGAGAGTATTGAAGCCTTATCCCTTGAGAGGGATAAGGTCAATGCGCAGGTTCTGGAATTGATGGGCTCAACATCAACCTCACTGTGGTTGAAGGATCTCAATGCTCTTGAAATGGAACTTGAT GAGCTGGAGAGAAGTGAGGCTTTGGCAGATGaggcaaaaagaaaatcaagaaacaacc agaaAGCTCCTGAGGTGAAGAAACAGAGAGTTGCAGCAAAAGGTATGAGCCATGACCCAATTATCCTTTCTGATGACGATGCCGAAGAAGAAATGGTGGATCTGACTTCATCTGAAG ATAAGGAAACTGCGCAGAAGGAAGCACGTTGCAGAAAGGCCACAAGAACTGAAGATGGAAGAAGAGTCAGACAGAGAATAGATTTTGTTTGTGGAATTGATTGA
- the LOC112181958 gene encoding 40S ribosomal protein S13 encodes MGRMHSHGKGMSASALPYKRTPPSWLKISTPDVEDSICKFAKKGMTPSQIGVILRDSHGIAQVKSVTGSKILRILKAHGLAPEIPEDLYHLIKKAVSVRKHLERNRKDKDSKFRLILVESRIHRLARYYKKTKKLPPVWKYESTTASTLVA; translated from the exons ATGGGGCGCATGCACAGCCATGGTAAGGGTATGTCAGCTTCGGCTCTGCCCTACAAGAGAACCCCACCGAGCTGGTTGAAGATCTCTACCCCCGAT GTGGAGGATAGCATTTGCAAGTTTGCGAAGAAGGGTATGACGCCGTCTCAGATCGGTGTGATTCTTCGTGACTCTCATGGAATTGCTCAGGTTAAGAGCGTTACTGGAAGCAAGATCTTGCGGATTCTTAAAGCTCATG GTCTTGCTCCTGAAATTCCTGAGGATCTGTACCACCTTATCAAGAAGGCTGTGTCAGTCAGGAAGCATTTGGAGAGGAACAGGAAGGACAAGGATTCCAAGTTCCGTTTGATTCTTGTGGAGAGCAGGATTCACAGGCTTGCTCGTTACTACAAGAAGACAAAGAAGCTCCCCCCAGTCTGGAAATA CGAGTCCACCACTGCCAGCACTCTTGTTGCTTAG